The following are encoded in a window of Callithrix jacchus isolate 240 chromosome 9, calJac240_pri, whole genome shotgun sequence genomic DNA:
- the MIP gene encoding lens fiber major intrinsic protein, with amino-acid sequence MWELRSASFWRAIFAEFFATLFYVFFGLGSSLRWAPGPLHVLQVAMAFGLALATLVQSVGHISGAHVNPAVTFAFLVGSQMSLLRAFCYMAAQLLGAVAGAAVLYSVTPPAVRGNLALNTLHPGVSVGQATTVEIFLTLQFVLCIFATYDERRNGRLGSVALAVGFSLALGHLFGMYYTGAGMNPARSFAPAILTGNFTNHWVYWVGPIIGGGLGSLLYDFLLFPRLKSISERLSVLKGAKPNDSNGQPEVTGEPVELKTQAL; translated from the exons ATGTGGGAACTGCGGTCAGCCTCCTTTTGGAGGGCCATATTTGCGGAGTTCTTTGCTACCCTCTTCTATGTCTTCTTTGGGCTGGGGTCCTCATTGCGTTGGGCTCCTGGACCCCTGCATGTGCTGCAGGTGGCAATGGCCTTTGGCTTGGCTCTGGCTACGCTGGTGCAGTCTGTGGGCCACATCAGTGGAGCCCACGTCAATCCTGCAGTCACTTTTGCTTTCCTTGTGGGCTCCCAGATGTCCCTGCTCCGTGCCTTCTGCTATATGGCAGCCCAGCTCCTGGGAGCTGTGGCTGGGGCCGCTGTGCTGTATAGTGTTACCCCGCCTGCTGTCCGAGGAAACCTAGCACTCAACACG TTGCACCCTGGGGTAAGCGTGGGCCAGGCCACCACAGTGGAGATCTTCCTGACGCTCCAGTTTGTGCTCTGCATCTTTGCCACATACGACGAGAGGCGGAATGGCCGACTGGGCTCCGTGGCCCTGGCCGTTGGCTTCTCCCTTGCCTTGGGGCACCTCTTTGGG ATGTATTATACTGGTGCAGGCATGAATCCTGCCCGCTCCTTTGCTCCTGCCATTCTCACTGGGAACTTCACCAACCATTGG GTGTACTGGGTGGGCCCAATCATTGGAGGGGGTCTGGGCAGCCTCCTCTACGACTTTCTCCTCTTCCCCCGGCTCAAGAGTATTTCTGAGAGACTGTCTGTCCTCAAAGGTGCCAAACCCAATGACTCCAatggacaaccagaggtcacagGGGAACCTGTTGAACTGAAGACCCAGGCCCTGTAG